One part of the Hydra vulgaris chromosome 01, alternate assembly HydraT2T_AEP genome encodes these proteins:
- the LOC136074340 gene encoding uncharacterized protein LOC136074340 translates to MSFADFLAKIVYQKLKSLRPSTSFGTDSIQNILLKQLAHKKAFDYVPHPKLLKKLAMYGVIDNFHWISVFLSNRYQRVLVGNSLFNPTSILSVPHGCVLGPTLFLLYINDLPSIVKDLNCSLMLYADNIKLYSSFKDAEYSHNFAVAIYKIYL, encoded by the coding sequence ATGAGTTTCGCAGATTTTTTAGCAAAGatagtttatcaaaaactaaaaagtctAAGACCTAGCACATCATTTGGAACTGACAgtatacaaaatatacttttaaaacagttagctcataaaaaagcatttgactATGTACCTCAtccaaaacttttgaaaaaacttgcaaTGTACGGTGTAATAGATAACTTTCATTGGATATCAGTATTTCTTTCCAATAGATATCAAAGGGTTCTGGTTGGAAATTCACTATTCAATCCGACTAGCATTCTTAGCGTTCCACATGGTTGCGTTTTGGGTCCAACGTTAttcttgttatatattaatgatctacccTCTATAGTAAAAGATCTTAATTGCTCTCTAATGTTATATGCTGACAATATCAAGCTATATAGTTCATTTAAGGATGCAGAATACAGTCACAATTTTGCTGTTgccatttataaaatttatctcTAG